The genomic window taaaattatgaaaaacaaaatcatgaaaGGCATAATTTATGTTGTAAATATATTCCAGAGGCAAGATTAGAAGTTGCTATCACTCCAAATGTATTAATAGTAATGTAAGTTATTAATGATTTAAACATTGGACCTTTAACTGATAACTGTATGTTGTGTCTCAGGTTGTATTGACATCTATTCTATACCATTTCACTGTTTCTAATGGCATTTCTTAttcttgtctgttttgtccGTCTCAGGTGAACAACATGGACTTCAGAGGTATGGTGCGTGAGGATGCGGTCCTCTACCTCCTGGAGATTCCCAAAGGAGAAGATGTAACCATTCTTGCTCAGAGCAAACCTGAAGGTACTGTGTGCAGCatgaataattataaaaattcTTGTGTAGAGCACCTTTCATGCAAAGATGCAGCCCAAAGTGCCTTATAATACAAGATCAAAAACTAAGTTAGGCCagaaactaaaatgaaaataaacaataagtaaaaaGTTTAATGacaatacattaaaacattaaacatgataccaataaagtaaaaaaaaatgtatatgaatACCACAGATTAAAATTTAACAAAGTTGAATAAATGGCTgctaataaaacaaatacagacttTGTTTGCTATGAataataaaattgttaaaaacaaaaagataaagtgcgccctggtagcctactggttcAGACGCGTCCCACATAACCACAACCTGTTGTTTCATGTCCAAATTAATGTCTAACCAATATACTGCTGATTCACTTCATGGTTTCACATAATTGATGTGCACATCAATAGAAATGTATTCTAGATTTATGAATAATTTCACACGGATACACCTTGTGGATAGAGAAAAGCAGTGGGCCCAGAATCAAACCCTGTGGTACACCAAATCCACTGCAGTACCTAGAggtcatgtttcatttttagttATGTTTTGTAGTCCTATGGCTCAGAAtgacataatgtttttttgcattttcctttCTGTTTCAGTGTACAAAGACATTTTAGCATCTGGCAGAGGCGACTCTTTCTTCATCAGGACCCACTTTGAGTATGAGAAGGAGGCTCCCCAGAGCCTTCCTTTCATCAGAGGAGAGATCTTCAAAGTGACAGACACTCTTTATGATGGAAAGCTGGGCAACTGGCTGGCAATCCGTACTGACAAAGACAACCAAATGCTGGAGAAAGGAATCATCCCTAACAAGAGCAGGTGATGGTTGTGGGGTTTGGTATATGTGCATCTGTAATGTTAGTGTTGGCCATGCTGACGTAAATTCCCTGGCTGTGGAGCAGCTGCCaacaaataaagtcaaaaaTCATTAAGAACCATGTGGAAATGTGAAACTTTTAGAACTAAACAGAATTGGTTATTAGACATGATTCTGACTAaagctcatttttgttttatatcacagAGCCGAGCAAATGTCCAATGTCCAGAATGCTGCTCGGGCCGCATCAGGCAACGACAGAGGAGACTTCTGGAGGCTGAGAGGTCAAAGGGCGGCAAAGAAGAAAGATCTCCGCAAGAGCCGAGAGGACCTGACTGCTGCTCCAGTCACCACACGATTCCCAGCCTATGAGAGAGTGGTCTTGCGTGAAGGTACTCTAAAAGTTATCCACCAGACTGTGCAGTTTCACAAGAGGTATATCATTGCTGTCCTGTGTTTTTCCAGGATGTCTGTGGCTGAACTTGTATTCTGTCTATTGTTTTGTTCAGCTGGTTTCAAGAGACCTGTGGTGATTTTCGGGCCCATTTCTGACATAGTGAATGAGAAACTGGCCAACGACATGCCACACGAGTTTGTCATCGCCAGTAAGTGCTTACATCATTACTACTTTGTTGAGCTTGTTTAACAGCtgtaacacatttgttttttgtataacACATATACTTACTGAATATTGAAAGTATTTCAGGATGACAGGGCGGAGTTGTGAGCCAACTCTGAATCAGTGCCAACAAAAACAGATTGTTGCTCATATACTTCATTCTGCTTTGTGAataatttatttcctctttcagaAACGGAGCCTAAGGATGCAGGAAGTGAGAAATCCTCCGGAGTGGTGAGACTAAACACCATTCGACAAATCATTGAACAGGTTTGTATTCTCTTGGTGGAAAAAAAGCATCTTAACAGGATGAAAATGCTGTTACACCATCTAACATTTGACCACATCTTCCTGTTTCCTCAGGACCGTCATGCTTTATTGGACGTGACTCCCAAAGCCGTGGACACCCTGAACTACACCCAGTGGTACCCTATTGTCATCTTCCTGAACCCAGACAACAAGCAAGGTGTCAAGACCATGAGGAACCGACTCATGCCCGGATCCACCCGCAGCACACGCAAACTGTACGAGCAGTCCGTCAAGCTGAGGAAGACCTGCTCACACCTTTTCACTTGTAGGTTATTCACTTTTAAAAGTCACAAGATGCTTTTCAGAATTCAAGACTGCAAATAGTAACAACAATCAAGTAAAACCTAAAGTACAAAAATGAaacttatgttgtttttgtgcacGCTTAGCAACCATCGACCTGAACTCAGCCAATGACGCATGGTACGGCAGTGTGAAAGATATGATCCGGgaacagcaggacagagctgtgtgggtgtgtgagggCAAGGTGAGTCTTGTTATCTGTGTGACTGACATACTGCTTGCATAACAGGCATAGTAATATGAACTTTTCTATCATGCGTAGGTGAGTTTGACTGAGTAATAATACATCCAGTAGTGGATTGATGTagtcatctttctctctctctcttcctttcctcaGCTGGACGGTTCAGAGGAGGACCTGGATCTCCATGACGACCGCATGTCCTACCTGTCAGCGATGAGTGCAGACTACCTGAGCATGGACAGCCGGCTGACCAGCGACTACGAAGATACAGCGGATGAAGGCGGGGCTTATACTGACAACGAGCTGGACGAGCCATTGGACGAACCCCAGCCTGTGTCGGCCATCAGTCGATCTTCAGAGCCCGTACTGCCAGAAGAGGTGGGAAGAAGATGCACCCTTTAACAGCCGCCCTTCTAATTCTCACCATCAATTACtcgtttttaaaatgtgtgtgtttgcatagcCTGACCCCGTCAACcctcctgtgtctgtgtctgtgtgtgtgtgtgtagaaggcTCACCCTGAACCCCGGGCTCGTATGAGGAAGTCAGGCAGCAGAGAGGTGCTGAACAGAGAGCCCAGTCCTCCCCCTGCATTTGTCCCTGAACCCCCGAAGGTGAgacccccttcctcctcctcctcctccctcccaaaAACTCCTCATCAGACATAAAGTAGAATCAGACTACATCCACAGTAAGGCATCTACATTTTTAAACGTGGTTTTTATGTGAAAACATTGTGCGTTCACACATTTTCAGGTTGTTTTGGTAAAGCTCTCCACTCACActgaacaaaaccaaaaaaaaaaaactgcatcacaGCCAACATCTGGTCAGGagcaggacagacagactgCAGGAAAGTCTCAACTCATTAAACCTCCGTTGTCCCCTTCTTCTCCGTCATCACCTACACCTTGTTTTAATACAAACTCACAATGTTGTTCTCAttcacatatttttctgtttctgttgccaGACAATTAAACTAGTAGAATATTGTTTTGATCTGCAACCAAACAATCAATCCCAAGCTGATGATCACAATATCACCTGGCAAATTAGAACAGAAATCGGAAATGTGGCCTGGTTTTGTAGGTGTAATGTAGAAACTGCTTCTGGAGCACGGACATGTCTTAATTTGAAGGAGCAGGATGCTGAAGCAGACTGTCCCGAAGGTTTCAAATGGACCAAAATATCCTGAACAGTCCTTTCCTGTGACAGGTGCGGGCTCAGACTCGGACTGACTCATCACGCAGCTATGACTCACACTCCAGCAGCACCATCAGCAGCGATGCAGCGGGCGGAAGCAAGCCGCCTCCCCCTCCTGTGGCCCTGAAGCCCGTCGTCCGTCTGAACCAGGCGTCAGAGGAGCAGAGCCCgaggaagggggaggaggaggatccCGCCAACAAATCCTTCCTGGGCAAggttagtattattattattattattattattatgcctTTGTTTATGACTGTTTTAGATCAACAAAGTAACTCATGTGTACAACAGATTCCTGCTAATATTCTACAGATTTTTCTGACTCATCcagcatttaaaatgatttttcctctgtttctttgcCTTTgatatgttaatatatttttattcaattttcttcttctgtcacttTCCTTGCTTCTAATATGAAATAGCAAATGGGTGACCAGGTAACTGAATATGTCTGCATTTTACCTTGAATGTTTGTTGTCCTCCCTTTAAATCTGTAAGCACTCATCATTTGTGTCCATTGTGATGGTGCTCAACTGTTTTCATTCCTCTATGTCACTATCACTCAACTGTTTCATTTGACAGCCAGTCTGTGAGTTTATATGAATCATACCATGGAGATGCATCTATCATGTATCAATAAAAGAAGAAtattaatgttaacatttatttatttcctctaaGATTAAAGCTTTTGAGAAGATGGACCACCTGGCCCGAGCTCAGAGGATGCTGGAGCTGCAGGAGGCAGAAAACGCTCGAGTATGTGTTATTGTCACTTTTTTAGCAATTCTCTACTAATCTAataatatattcaaaatatCTCAATTTCCTGTAATTCCTTGAgtatttaaaaacaagaaacaaacgTTGGAGACAGCTGCAAAACCTCTTCTAGGCTCTTGGGGTTTATCAAGATGTCTCAtggtatgtttttttgtattagTTCTGACATATCTGGGTCTCGTTCCACTCTCCATGCAGCTGGAAATTGCCCAGAAGCATCCAGACATCTACGCCATCCCAGTAAAACTGCCAAAACCCAACCTCAACCGTCCTCAGCCAATAGGGTGAGAGCATCAGTCTTCTTCATCAGTTCTTTTTATAAGATATTGTAAGTTATTATCCATTtgtctaataaaaaaaaataacgtCAAACTGCTGGAtgactgctgtctgtgtttgtgtgatcaGTTCAAGCTCCAATCCGGAGCCGCAGACTCCATCCAGGCCACCGTACTCCGAGACGAGAGGACACGAAGATGATGAGGCGGAGTACCGCAGACAGCTGGCTGACCAGACCAAGAGAGGATACTACAATCCCCAGAAATACAAAGACACCGAGCTGTAGGTCAAACCAGGAAGTGACGACATGACTACACACTGCTGGAGTCCTTCCATGTAGTTGCTACATAACAGCTGTTAACAGCTTAGGCAGCTTCACCTTGATATGAACTCCCAGAACTTTGTGTGTGCAGTCAGGTTCATGGAAAGACGTTGATGTCAACACATTTTGTACAGCAAGTATTCAATCAGCCTGGAGAAACACAAtgatagtgtgtttttttttttaccttctcaCCCGTCCTGGCAGGTTTGTGTCATGTGCTTCTTCAGACCTGATATTTCAGTGtatataatgttttaatgtgtctgAAGAGGTTTTTGTTATGAgtgagtcccccccccccactcctccCCTCATAACTCTAATATGTAGTTCCTCTTATATCAGCATTATTTAGTCACAGACCTAAGCATCTGTTTTTCTGAGAGATAAATGCCTTGTGATTTTTGAAAACCCACACAGTTGTTTAATAACTCCAGAATCCTCAAAAACTCTTCCGTCTAGCTGGAAGTCCTTCTATCTACCTCCTCTATCTATCCTGGAAGCTGGTGTTGCCGTGTCTCCTTGATCATTTTttagaaagaagaaagatgcaattttggtattttgtatggaaaacaaatgtaacttacattttgttttcacgTTGTACAAAGTGAGcaaggatatactgtatgtcgtGTCCTGCTACCATCTTTGTTTTTGATCAGGAAAGTCACAACTTGGAAAATGggtaaaaaagtgtttttttaattttgcagcAGACAGAACATTTGTTCATCCAGATAGTTAGAAGAGTCTTTGAGGATTCTGGAAATTCAGAACTGTGATAAGTGTTGAACAACctgcattttttaaagattgCTGGGTATTTATGTTTTAGAAAAACAGATGCTAATACATGAGAAGCGCACCAAGCTGCACCCAAACCACTGCAGACAGTATCTGGACTGTTTGGTTTTACATTCTATTAGTGAGTGGTTTGCAGGGCCACCAACACTTTTCCCCAATGTTAAATAGCATGTTTAAGACATGTTCATACAAGAATAATGTTAAAATCAATGTGTCAGTTTGGTTTCCATCCAAACTCTTCCTCTTAATCACTCTCTTGTCAAGTATTCTGAGTTATTGTTCACCTCTACATTGCCAGTCGAACATTTGTATATACATAGCGCTGTGTAAAATGCGTGCATTCTGGGAAGCAGCACATTTTAAAGTGCCTTGTAGCTCTTAATGGACAAAGTCATCAGACGCAGAGTGCATCAAATAGAAACACGTTCCATAATGTGGACCAAACAATAGAgggtgactttttttttatcaagtcTAATAAAATAGTTATAGATTTAATCAACTGGAAACTcttccattttattttcctgACTGACTTCCTTAGTAGGGTAGCACATCGCCTTCACCAAAGAAAAATTACAAGTCACAATAACAGAAACAACATAATGTAAACAATAAAGTACCGAAGGatctgataataataataataataatacaaattcACGAGATCTGTCTTAAATAATAAGAATATGAGATTCTTATTCATAATTATGACATGAGGATCTTTTAAACATAAGATTCATATCTGTTAATTATGAGACATGATCTTATTATTACAAGTTTTGTGTATACAAGTTTAAAAAGACGAGAaaagtcttctttttttttttttctggaacaGACAAACCAGGTAAATGATGTCACAGAGTTCACCTGTTCAAATATTGCATTAATGAAACATTCAAATGCAGTTTGATGAGTTTGTTTGTCAGGTTTGAGATGGATGTAAGCTGTGCAGCGCAGCATTGAGCTGACGCTCTgtatatttgtctttatttgccGCTTGCAACAAGAgacaataacatttttattgcatgtttttatattgaataTACGCTCAAATCAGTCTGACAGTCAGATCAGTCTTTGTACACGGGCACATGAGGAATGTGGTGACGACAATCATGTTGGTTGATcagtttcttttaaatgtatgttagtttgtgatttttttttagtttgtggtcTTCTGAGTATTACAGATCAGACTCTTGGGAAATTCTAATTAATaaattggtttttttttacattatgtcTGTTTGAAAGTGTCACGTTCCACTTTTGTTCTTGGAGCAGTTTGGAGagattaaatgttttaagatTTCACACCTAAAGGGCAGTCCACATCAGTTTGAAGTATTTCTTGAGCATTCTTGATGTCACTCAGATTTGCTTCAGTTTTAACAAATATACCAATCCACACGACTCCAAGAGAAACCTGTCAAcatgcaacatttaaaaatgtaaactggTTTCGAGACAGTCAAATTAATAGAAACAATAATCCAATTGATTtggaaaatattttagaaaGATGATAGCCGCGTTAGACATGTGTCTTGGTACCTCGATGCAGTGATTTCTTGCCGCTCTTGAACTGGAGCTTCATTCGTTTTCTGAATTAACAGCAAGCTAATCAGTTCAAATCCTGTCGAGTCAAACAAACCAGAATTTACTGCTCgctgtctttttttccatttattcagCAGAATTGTACATGCATTCCCCTTGAACTTGTTCAGTTTAAAGTTGTTCATCATATGGGTTGCCCTGACAACTTATAGGTCCAACATCATTAAAgtacattcaaatattacagcTATTTAACCAAAGGTAATATTTACTCTGTTTGTCACCTAAATATGCACAATAAAATCCACAATTTCTCTTTGGTCAAACATAACACGTCACATTAACACTCGGCCTAGTGAAATAATCTGCCTCCTGCTGTCATACTGTAGATGTACATGTTTACATGACAGTGTACTGTACAGATTAAGGCAAGTCAAGTGATAACAAACAAGAGAGGgatacagagaggagaaaggtaTTCAAACAACTGAAAGATGGATGGACGGTAGTAAAGATAGACTTTAGTGATGTGGTGCAAAAAGTGAGAGCTGTGTTCAGATGTAGACAGGTTGCTCCTGTGCTGTCAGCAGACGGTACATGGCTGCAGGCATCGTCTTCATGTGGATCTGGAGCACAAACGAACCAAATGATGGGAATTAAAAGGCAGCAACGTGAAATGAGacactgaatttattttaagaaaagatTCTTTAAAAGCATATTTAACTCAACCGTTTCATGCATGAACATTTTTCTAATTTCATTTGTTCTGGTACAATAATAACTATTTTAAAAGGAAACTACAGCTAACTGCAAAATAATGACTAGAACGAACAATATACTGATAATTCTGCCGCATCCTTTGTGCACTGAAAGGcttttaaagtaaaacatctgtgcaccaagtgttgtgttgttgtcttGACAAAAAACACCAACTTTAAGCCACACTTTCATGCAGGCAAACTTTTTGTAAgaacaaatgtcacatttttgtatattccAGAAATGTGTtatcttgatttaaaaaaaggagacatTGAGAGCTGCTCCTACCTCTCCCATGGCGTTGGACAGGATCTGAACGATCTTCTCGTGAGGCGTCGCCACAACGCTCTGGCTGTTGATCTCGATGATGCGGTGACCGACACGTACGCCTCCTCTCTCGGCGATGCCTCCTCTCATCAGGCTGCAGATCTGCAGACAcgaacattaaaaacacagcagggaGGTGACTCAATccagcagcagaaaaatgtgGTGGCGgataacatttaaataattaatgacagtttataaatgtgtaaacGTGTCCTTGAATatcatcaaaaacaacaaataaatataaatgtatgcTGCTGGTAAAACCACCTTTTATTAGAACATGGCAGCAGAAAAAGTGCTTTCTTCTGGGTCACTAAGAGTACTTCAGTTCccttatttttaaaatctatatttCTATAAATGTGTGGTTGATTTTCCATGTTTAGGTCAAAGAAGCCAGTAGTGTAAAACTATTTACTGGTTCATTTTACATTGACGGTAGAAAGATGAAGgggtactgtgtgtgtgagctgtagTAGCAGTGATCGGTCCCGATACTCACGATGCCGTTCTGGACGCTGAAGCCCAGCTGGTATCTGAGGTCCGGCCTGCGGATGAGCACCATGGTGACAGGCGGGCACCTGACGATGTTCATCTTGATCCTGGACTGAGACTTGAGACCCTGAGGGAGGACAGAGACCGGTTAGCTACAGACACACTAACATACAGTAGAACAAGAGGAGATGAATCTGAGTCTACAGCCAAGAGAAACTAATTGTAATTGTAACAGAACTAATTCTGGGGTTCTTTTGAGCAAATCATTCAAGCAGGTTTAAATTCAGAAATTACGGAAATTCAGGAAAATTAAAAAGACTAAAGAATTTAAATTTAAGTCATTTCAACAGAGGAAGCAGCAGCGTACCTTGATGATGCTCTGGCAGGTGCTGAGCGGTAAACCCACCAGGCTCGTCCCGTTTATGGTCATGATCTGGTCTCCGATGTTGAGTCGACCAGACTTCTCAGCCGGACCAGCATGCATCATGCTGGCGATGATGACGGTGGGGAGGATGGAGCCCCAGCCCGACTCCACTATCACCACACCCAAGATCTCCCCCTTCTGCTTCTCAATGTAAACCTGCCAGGAAACAAGTCcaactttatttgttttcaaaaacaGCTGAGCTCCGGTAGGTGTGtcacaaaagagaaaacagagttAAGTCATCACACTGAGCCATTTTTCTTTAGTCTTTCCTCTTGATGGATAAACTATGGAAATGTATCAACATTCACTGTTaaaattttaattgtttaaaacCTCTCCTAGTGAGGGAACACAATCCAAACAACAGGCTAGATTAAGGCTGCACACAGTTGGAGCTCCAACAGAGATTGTGAAGAATGTGAGACTACAGCGTGTGCTCAGAGCAGCGAGAGGATGGAGGCGGATCTGAGGCTGGACCAGGTTGAGCATTGTACTGGGGTTAGGAACACTTTTTTAAAACCGTATGGCTTTTTTCAGGACCGTCACacagctgtgaagacaaaacaagctgcTCGTTTGAACCACTGGAAGGCAAACTAACAGAGAAAGCTGAGCAGAAAAAATCCAGTACTTTGTCCTTTGTGTTACCAACTTAAAACTTAGAAACAGAAAGTGTTTTACTGAGATTTTTCCCTTCAAATTATTTGCCTAAATTACAGCAAATTAGGGAAACAAATATCCATGATTTGACCTGTACTGAAGGGCAGGTGTGATCTTACTATGTGCAAAATCACACATTAAGACTCATCAATATATGATGTGAAAtagaaagtataaagtaaaaatgtatcCAGTGATAAACTGATCTCAGTTTCAGCACCACAAGTAAATGAAAAACTCCTGTGactctgctgccacctgctggttgACTCACGTCTCTGCAGTT from Thunnus maccoyii chromosome 19, fThuMac1.1, whole genome shotgun sequence includes these protein-coding regions:
- the tjp2a gene encoding tight junction protein ZO-2a isoform X3 — translated: MMNPVMEETVWEQYTVTLQRDSKMGFGIAVSGGRDNPNEESGETSIVVSDVLQGGPADGLLFENDRVVQVNAIPMDGALHAFAVQTLRKCGKVAKITVKRPRKVPVNLMNCPPSPDDRVFNNDYTDDYNYDQDRRSVYSGRSGGGRDHSPERERGGGGYMDSGYQTRERDYDRDYDRRERGRSMERDLSPDRQYRRDGSRGRMLDKERSPDRRYRSDHMLDRDYSPDRRYRSERALDRDHSPDRRYRSERALDREYSPDRRYRSERTLDRHNSPGRSHGGDHSFERGRERIPSDPRKYDEPLKRSGSRDRLERSPSPAAMPIPMPRPIRDLDALEKPLNVLLLKNRPNEEYGLRLGSQLFIKEMTSTGLASRDGNLQEGDIILKINGTVTENLSLTDAGKLIEKSRGKLQLVVQRDKQQVLIRVPPMVDSDSELDDISEIESYRSYSPQDDRRGHHSDLSSHSSNERLREKPREDPPNRLAKMGAMPTPFKGPDRTVEDMPPLQSEREEPRAETPPVPAVTVAPKFHAPPKVPLKPSMDDQEVYGPNTVMVRFRKGDSVGLRLAGGNDVGIFIAGVQEDSAAEQEGLRTGDQIMKVNNMDFRGMVREDAVLYLLEIPKGEDVTILAQSKPEVYKDILASGRGDSFFIRTHFEYEKEAPQSLPFIRGEIFKVTDTLYDGKLGNWLAIRTDKDNQMLEKGIIPNKSRAEQMSNVQNAARAASGNDRGDFWRLRGQRAAKKKDLRKSREDLTAAPVTTRFPAYERVVLREAGFKRPVVIFGPISDIVNEKLANDMPHEFVIAKTEPKDAGSEKSSGVVRLNTIRQIIEQDRHALLDVTPKAVDTLNYTQWYPIVIFLNPDNKQGVKTMRNRLMPGSTRSTRKLYEQSVKLRKTCSHLFTSTIDLNSANDAWYGSVKDMIREQQDRAVWVCEGKLDGSEEDLDLHDDRMSYLSAMSADYLSMDSRLTSDYEDTADEGGAYTDNELDEPLDEPQPVSAISRSSEPVLPEEKAHPEPRARMRKSGSREVLNREPSPPPAFVPEPPKVRAQTRTDSSRSYDSHSSSTISSDAAGGSKPPPPPVALKPVVRLNQASEEQSPRKGEEEDPANKSFLGKIKAFEKMDHLARAQRMLELQEAENARLEIAQKHPDIYAIPVKLPKPNLNRPQPIGSSSNPEPQTPSRPPYSETRGHEDDEAEYRRQLADQTKRGYYNPQKYKDTEL
- the tjp2a gene encoding tight junction protein ZO-2a isoform X2 yields the protein MPVNGGGLLSLSRYATQYFTNPVMEETVWEQYTVTLQRDSKMGFGIAVSGGRDNPNEESGETSIVVSDVLQGGPADGLLFENDRVVQVNAIPMDGALHAFAVQTLRKCGKVAKITVKRPRKVPVNLMNCPPSPDDRVFNNDYTDDYNYDQDRRSVYSGRSGGGRDHSPERERGGGGYMDSGYQTRERDYDRDYDRRERGRSMERDLSPDRQYRRDGSRGRMLDKERSPDRRYRSDHMLDRDYSPDRRYRSERALDRDHSPDRRYRSERALDREYSPDRRYRSERTLDRHNSPGRSHGGDHSFERGRERIPSDPRKYDEPLKRSGSRDRLERSPSPAAMPIPMPRPIRDLDALEKPLNVLLLKNRPNEEYGLRLGSQLFIKEMTSTGLASRDGNLQEGDIILKINGTVTENLSLTDAGKLIEKSRGKLQLVVQRDKQQVLIRVPPMVDSDSELDDISEIESYRSYSPQDDRRGHHSDLSSHSSNERLREKPREDPPNRLAKMGAMPTPFKGPDRTVEDMPPLQSEREEPRAETPPVPAVTVAPKFHAPPKVPLKPSMDDQEVYGPNTVMVRFRKGDSVGLRLAGGNDVGIFIAGVQEDSAAEQEGLRTGDQIMKVNNMDFRGMVREDAVLYLLEIPKGEDVTILAQSKPEVYKDILASGRGDSFFIRTHFEYEKEAPQSLPFIRGEIFKVTDTLYDGKLGNWLAIRTDKDNQMLEKGIIPNKSRAEQMSNVQNAARAASGNDRGDFWRLRGQRAAKKKDLRKSREDLTAAPVTTRFPAYERVVLREAGFKRPVVIFGPISDIVNEKLANDMPHEFVIAKTEPKDAGSEKSSGVVRLNTIRQIIEQDRHALLDVTPKAVDTLNYTQWYPIVIFLNPDNKQGVKTMRNRLMPGSTRSTRKLYEQSVKLRKTCSHLFTSTIDLNSANDAWYGSVKDMIREQQDRAVWVCEGKLDGSEEDLDLHDDRMSYLSAMSADYLSMDSRLTSDYEDTADEGGAYTDNELDEPLDEPQPVSAISRSSEPVLPEEKAHPEPRARMRKSGSREVLNREPSPPPAFVPEPPKVRAQTRTDSSRSYDSHSSSTISSDAAGGSKPPPPPVALKPVVRLNQASEEQSPRKGEEEDPANKSFLGKIKAFEKMDHLARAQRMLELQEAENARLEIAQKHPDIYAIPVKLPKPNLNRPQPIGSSSNPEPQTPSRPPYSETRGHEDDEAEYRRQLADQTKRGYYNPQKYKDTEL
- the tjp2a gene encoding tight junction protein ZO-2a isoform X1; the encoded protein is MKTILSLHRKWAHAVKTIRILQGLNPVMEETVWEQYTVTLQRDSKMGFGIAVSGGRDNPNEESGETSIVVSDVLQGGPADGLLFENDRVVQVNAIPMDGALHAFAVQTLRKCGKVAKITVKRPRKVPVNLMNCPPSPDDRVFNNDYTDDYNYDQDRRSVYSGRSGGGRDHSPERERGGGGYMDSGYQTRERDYDRDYDRRERGRSMERDLSPDRQYRRDGSRGRMLDKERSPDRRYRSDHMLDRDYSPDRRYRSERALDRDHSPDRRYRSERALDREYSPDRRYRSERTLDRHNSPGRSHGGDHSFERGRERIPSDPRKYDEPLKRSGSRDRLERSPSPAAMPIPMPRPIRDLDALEKPLNVLLLKNRPNEEYGLRLGSQLFIKEMTSTGLASRDGNLQEGDIILKINGTVTENLSLTDAGKLIEKSRGKLQLVVQRDKQQVLIRVPPMVDSDSELDDISEIESYRSYSPQDDRRGHHSDLSSHSSNERLREKPREDPPNRLAKMGAMPTPFKGPDRTVEDMPPLQSEREEPRAETPPVPAVTVAPKFHAPPKVPLKPSMDDQEVYGPNTVMVRFRKGDSVGLRLAGGNDVGIFIAGVQEDSAAEQEGLRTGDQIMKVNNMDFRGMVREDAVLYLLEIPKGEDVTILAQSKPEVYKDILASGRGDSFFIRTHFEYEKEAPQSLPFIRGEIFKVTDTLYDGKLGNWLAIRTDKDNQMLEKGIIPNKSRAEQMSNVQNAARAASGNDRGDFWRLRGQRAAKKKDLRKSREDLTAAPVTTRFPAYERVVLREAGFKRPVVIFGPISDIVNEKLANDMPHEFVIAKTEPKDAGSEKSSGVVRLNTIRQIIEQDRHALLDVTPKAVDTLNYTQWYPIVIFLNPDNKQGVKTMRNRLMPGSTRSTRKLYEQSVKLRKTCSHLFTSTIDLNSANDAWYGSVKDMIREQQDRAVWVCEGKLDGSEEDLDLHDDRMSYLSAMSADYLSMDSRLTSDYEDTADEGGAYTDNELDEPLDEPQPVSAISRSSEPVLPEEKAHPEPRARMRKSGSREVLNREPSPPPAFVPEPPKVRAQTRTDSSRSYDSHSSSTISSDAAGGSKPPPPPVALKPVVRLNQASEEQSPRKGEEEDPANKSFLGKIKAFEKMDHLARAQRMLELQEAENARLEIAQKHPDIYAIPVKLPKPNLNRPQPIGSSSNPEPQTPSRPPYSETRGHEDDEAEYRRQLADQTKRGYYNPQKYKDTEL